The genomic region CCCGCCACCGGATCCCGCCCAGCTCCTGCCGCCCCGGCACGTACTTCCTCCAGGGACCGATACCTGGATCTGCTGCGTGCGATCGCCTTGGTCCGAGTTGTCGCCTATCATTCGTTCGCTAGCGCGGTCTGGTTGAGCGTGGCTTTTCCATCGATGGGCGTGATGTTCGCACTCGCAGGTTCCCTGATGGCGCGCTCCCTTGAACGCCCCGCATTGGGAGTCCTCAGAAGTCGTACCCGGCGGCTGTTGCTGCCGCTGTGGGTATACAGCGCAACGGTCTTGGTCTTACTCCTCTGGCAGGGTTGGAACCCGTTAGTTCGCGTCGGCGGCTCCTGGCTCCAAACCCTCCTGTGGTTCGTCCCTCTAGGGGATCCGCCGTTCCCGCCAAACATCGGCTCCGATGCCGGTCTCGTCGAATCCTCCTGGGCGTTTCAGGCTGAAGAGGGATTGTGGTACATCCGGGCATATTTCTGGTTCATGCTGTTGTCTCCACTGCTACTCAAAGCCTTCCATCGGCTGCCGTGGGCAACGCTGCTGGCGCCTCTCGGCATCATGGCAATTCTCAGCATGGGATTTATCCCGCTCCCGAACTGGGGAAACAGCGGCATTACCGACTTCGCCACCTACGGTTCCTGTTGGGTCCTCGGCTTCGCCCATTACAACGGCCTGCTGCTCGGGATGTCCCGACGGGTGGTTTTCACCGCGGGAATCGTCCTCATGGCGCTGGGTCTGGTGTGGGCCGCCAACCACCTCGATGAGAACGGATGGGACCTAAACAACATCCCTCTTGCCCAGGCCCTGTGGTCCCTGGGCTTCTGCGCGATGCTGCTCCGGATCTCACCATCGTGGCGGGCCCTGCCCAGACAGATCCGGTTTCTGGACAAGGCCGTCACCCTCATTAACAACCGGGCCATCACGATCTATCTCTGGCACAACCTGTTGCTCGTGGTCACCGTGGTCGTGATCAACCGACTCTACGAACTGGACGCCGTCGCCGCCGCCATTCCCTGGATTCTAGACAGCGAGTGGACACAGTTCTTCGCTGTCTGGCTGGTGCTCGCCATTATGTTCCTCACCATCGGCTGGGTCGAAGACATAGCCGCCGAACGCTCACCACAGTTATGGCCCACCGGCTCCCCTCAGAGGCCTCCGGCCATTGCCCGGAGCTTCTTCAGAAGCCAGTGGAAGCCGCATTTTCATGGCCAGACCGCAGATTCCAGGCATCTCCCGGCCGAAGGCGAACACCCCGCCGGGTCCCCGGGTATCGACGAAGCACCGATCACCAGCGGCGACCTAACAGTCACAGCGTTGGGGCACCAACCCGGCCCGGTCTACGTATATAAATGCACACTGCAGGCGGGACCGGACGCTCTCCGGCCGGAACCACGGGCCCACGAGGGACGCGACTGGATCCATGTCCTGAACGGGCGCCTCCGCGTAGTGCTCGGCGATCAAGACATGATCCTCACCTCGGGCCAATCTGTAGAAATAGACGGGAAGACG from Arthrobacter globiformis harbors:
- a CDS encoding acyltransferase family protein, with protein sequence MEKASPATGSRPAPAAPARTSSRDRYLDLLRAIALVRVVAYHSFASAVWLSVAFPSMGVMFALAGSLMARSLERPALGVLRSRTRRLLLPLWVYSATVLVLLLWQGWNPLVRVGGSWLQTLLWFVPLGDPPFPPNIGSDAGLVESSWAFQAEEGLWYIRAYFWFMLLSPLLLKAFHRLPWATLLAPLGIMAILSMGFIPLPNWGNSGITDFATYGSCWVLGFAHYNGLLLGMSRRVVFTAGIVLMALGLVWAANHLDENGWDLNNIPLAQALWSLGFCAMLLRISPSWRALPRQIRFLDKAVTLINNRAITIYLWHNLLLVVTVVVINRLYELDAVAAAIPWILDSEWTQFFAVWLVLAIMFLTIGWVEDIAAERSPQLWPTGSPQRPPAIARSFFRSQWKPHFHGQTADSRHLPAEGEHPAGSPGIDEAPITSGDLTVTALGHQPGPVYVYKCTLQAGPDALRPEPRAHEGRDWIHVLNGRLRVVLGDQDMILTSGQSVEIDGKTPHWFGRQGTNPVEYVQICGEHGKTVHFSTRATRV